One window from the genome of Crassostrea angulata isolate pt1a10 chromosome 2, ASM2561291v2, whole genome shotgun sequence encodes:
- the LOC128171870 gene encoding uncharacterized protein LOC128171870: MSTVKEMLELLEVGTKMGMKDEALQQFVKDEQARMRDEREKHRVERQEERDQEERDREFKLQMEKERAAREHDEREHARLREHDEREYARLIEEKRHQQKLEELELDHKLQLERSHMKPSVVTKEEKETSQVIKGPKLPPFEDSKDNIDAYIQRFEIYATTQKWNKDTWGTHLSALLKGKALDVFARLSPETALDFNELKNALLKRFDMTEDGFRKKFRFSKPDGSETFMQFSTRLDSYLERWIQLSKTNKTFDDLKDLFLREQFLLCCSKELALFLKERIPTSIQDMARYADQFAEARTVTSSSLTQKPLFDRRQQSDRQPPYKDSVQQNQSGNAVKCYECGRQGHKAFNCNFRKSPNNRPFNSSEKQETTPKHTYPSDFQRGSYNNGNHGYPGRGRGRQGAASVVEKHGNLPCVGDSVAFCETEMPVVKGCVGNKLVTVLRDTGCSGAVIRRELVNDDQLTGTSQRCKLADGRIIDSDVARIDVDTPYFTGSVDAWCFDSPSYDLILGNIRGVRKPHEPNPAWIHSVENIAAVETRAQLKKKQSPYKPLKVPEAIRDVSPEDILQEQRNDETLKKLWSLAESGQLKHFSDGGFSKMCERKQMLFREFCSPKVSSGKLFRQLIVPRKYRTIVMKIAHETLMGGHLGSKKTTDRVVSEFYWPGIQSDIRRFCRSCDVCQRTIPKGKVPAVPLGQMPLITEAFQRVAVDLIGPFQPVTDKGNRYILTLVDYATRYPEAIPLPGIETERVAEALVDIFSRLGVPIEMLTDQGSQFTSDVMKEVSRLLSFKRITTTPYHPMCNGLVEKFNGTLKQMLKRMCAERPRDWDKYINPLLFAYREVPQESLGFSPFDLLYGRTVRGPMTILKELWTKEIPDEDVKTTYQYVLDLRTRLEETCDIARQNLEKASKRQRKYYNRKTQGRQMKEGDTVLVLLPTKSNKLLMQWKGPYSVIQKIGYMDYKIDMGGKLKTFHANLLKKYVERDTLNCGVLSTCAISLIDFSDLDDDEQQDSILMPPVTQTETAKDIKFADRLTPDQLETAKSLCDSFSDVFTDIPGMTNLVEHKIVVTSSEPVRVKPYPIPFSTEKTITEEVQKMLQLNVIEPSSSPYSAPVVIARKKDGTNRFCIDYRRLNCATVFDAEPMPSPESIFSKMTGKKFVSKIDLSKGYWQVPMADESKPLTAFSTPSGLYQFRTMPFGLVNAPATFSRMMRKLLQGMNGVENFIDDVIVFTDTFEEHLHILKTVFERLRDAGLAARPTKCFIGFDKIDCLGHMVGNKCLEPEQDKIDAVRNAPIPQTKKQVRAFLGLAGFYRKFIPNFSAIAIPLSDLTKKGQPNKVIWTESQQRAFDTLKHMLSERPILKLPEFNETFILRTDAADDGIGAVLLQMEDDEKLPVAYASRKLQPREKAYAVIETECLAVVWGIQKFHQYLYGREFLLETDHQPLTYLNKAKTENSRLMRWALQLQPYRFRIIAIKGSDNVGADYLSRQ, translated from the coding sequence ATGTCTACTGTCAAGGAGATGCTGGAGCTACTTGAAGTGGGGACCAAGATGGGGATGAAGGATGAAGCCCTTCAACAATTCGTGAAGGACGAACAGGCCAGAATGCGGGACGAACGTGAGAAACATAGAGTCGAGAGACAGGAGGAGAGAGACCAGGAGGAGAGAGACCGCGAATTCAAACTACAGATGGAGAAAGAGCGCGCCGCAAGAGAACATGATGAGCGAGAGCACGCCCGATTGAGAGAACATGATGAGCGAGAGTACGCCCGATTGATAGAAGAAAAGAGACATCAGCAAAAACTAGAAGAACTGGAACTTGATCACAAACTGCAACTCGAGAGATCTCACATGAAGCCGAGTGTTGTGACTAAAGAGGAGAAAGAAACTTCTCAAGTGATAAAAGGACCAAAACTTCCTCCGTTTGAGGATTCGAAAGACAACATTGACGCGTACATTCAAAGATTTGAGATATACGCAACAACGCAGAAATGGAATAAAGACACGTGGGGGACTCATCTTAGCGCATTACTCAAAGGAAAGGCACTGGATGTGTTCGCAAGACTCTCACCCGAAACAGCACTTGATTTCAACGAGTTGAAGAACGCCCTGTTGAAACGATTTGACATGACGGAGGACGGTTTCCGCAAGAAGTTCCGATTTTCAAAACCAGACGGAAGTGaaacttttatgcaattttcTACCAGACTGGACAGTTACCTTGAGCGGTGGATTCAGCTGTCTAAGACTAACAAGACATTCGACGATCTGAAGGACTTGTTCTTACGTGAACAGTTTTTATTGTGTTGCTCGAAAGAACTTGCCTTATTCCTAAAGGAGAGGATTCCTACTTCGATCCAAGACATGGCGCGATACGCGGACCAGTTTGCTGAGGCCAGAACAGTGACATCTTCTTCACTTACGCAAAAACCGCTCTTTGACAGACGACAGCAGTCCGATAGACAACCGCCGTACAAAGATTCCGTGCAACAAAACCAATCTGGAAATGCAGTGAAGTGTTATGAGTGCGGACGACAAGGACATAAAGCCTTTAACTGCAACTTCCGCAAAAGTCCGAATAACAGGCCGTTTAATTCGAGCGAGAAACAAGAAACAACACCGAAACATACTTACCCTAGTGATTTTCAACGTGGGTCGTACAATAATGGGAACCATGGATATCCAGGACGCGGTAGAGGTCGCCAAGGAGCCGCGAGTGTCGTCGAGAAACATGGAAACTTACCGTGTGTTGGTGATTCGGTTGCTTTCTGTGAAACGGAAATGCCAGTTGTGAAAGGATGTGTTGGCAATAAACTAGTGACTGTGCTAAGAGACACAGGTTGTAGTGGTGCCGTTATTCGTAGAGAACTGGTAAACGATGATCAACTAACAGGGACATCTCAACGATGCAAGTTAGCAGACGGTCGTATTATTGATTCAGATGTGGCTAGAATTGATGTCGATACTCCTTACTTTACCGGAAGTGTTGATGCTTGGTGCTTTGATTCGCCTTCGTACGATCTTATTCTTGGTAATATTCGTGGAGTAAGGAAACCACATGAACCAAATCCAGCCTGGATTCATTCCGTTGAAAACATAGCAGCTGTTGAAACGCGTGcgcaactgaaaaaaaaacagtctCCATACAAACCATTGAAAGTACCGGAAGCAATACGGGATGTATCGCCGGAGGATATCTTACAAGAACAACGAAACGACGAGACACTGAAAAAGTTATGGAGCTTAGCTGAGAGTGGACAGCTTAAACATTTCAGTGACGGCggattttcaaaaatgtgtgaACGGAAGCAAATGTTGTTCAGAGAATTTTGCAGTCCCAAAGTGTCCAGTGGAAAACTTTTCCGACAGTTAATCGTTCCCCGGAAATACAGAACTATCGTTATGAAGATAGCACATGAAACGCTGATGGGTGGTCATCTGGGATCAAAGAAAACAACCGACAGAGTAGTGTCCGAATTTTACTGGCCAGGAATTCAGTCAGACATTAGACGGTTTTGCAGATCATGTGACGTGTGTCAGCGGACTATTCCAAAAGGAAAAGTACCTGCAGTACCGTTAGGACAAATGCCGCTAATTACAGAAGCGTTTCAACGAGTAGCAGTTGATCTTATAGGCCCTTTCCAACCAGTTACCGACAAAGGGAATCGTTACATTCTGACGCTTGTCGATTACGCAACCCGTTATCCCGAGGCTATTCCACTTCCTGGAATTGAGACAGAGCGAGTAGCGGAGGCACTGGTAGACATCTTTAGTAGATTAGGAGTTCCGATCGAGATGCTAACAGATCAAGGATCGCAATTCACATCGGACGTAATGAAAGAAGTGAGCCGTCTGTTGTCATTTAAACGGATTACTACTACTCCGTATCACCCCATGTGTAATGGACTCGTCGAGAAGTTCAATGGTACGTTGAAACAGATGCTAAAGAGGATGTGTGCTGAGCGACCAAGAGACTGGGATAAGTACATCAACCCATTACTCTTTGCATACCGTGAAGTACCACAGGAGAGCCTTGGTTTTTCGCCGTTTGATCTTCTCTATGGACGTACTGTTCGTGGTCCGATGACAATTCTTAAAGAACTTTGGACAAAGGAAATTCCTGACGAGGACGTTAAGACAACGTATCAATACGTACTTGACTTACGCACACGATTGGAAGAAACATGTGACATAGCTCGCCAAAACTTGGAGAAAGCTTCAAAACGTCAGCGCAAGTACTACAACAGGAAAACGCAAGGTCGTCAGATGAAAGAGGGAGACACAGTACTGGTTCTTCTACCGACAAAGTCAAACAAACTCCTCATGCAATGGAAGGGACCTTATAGTGTAATACAGAAGATAGGATATATGGACTACAAGATCGATATGGGAGGCAAGCTGAAAACTTTCCACGCAAATCTTCTTAAGAAGTATGTTGAACGAGATACATTGAACTGTGGTGTTTTGTCAACATGTGCAATTTCACTCATAGACTTTAGTGACCTAGATGATGATGAACAACAGGACTCTATTCTTATGCCACCTGTTACTCAAACCGAAACAGCAAAGGACATAAAGTTTGCAGACAGACTAACACCAGATCAGTTGGAAACTGCTAAATCACTGTGTGATTCGTTCTCAGATGTATTTACGGATATACCTGGAATGACGAACTTAGTGGAGCATAAGATTGTTGTGACATCGTCTGAACCTGTGCGTGTGAAACCATATCCAATTCCGTTCAGTACAGAGAAAACAATTACAGAAGAAGTTCAGAAAATGCTACAGTTGAATGTGATTGAGCCATCATCTTCCCCTTATTCAGCTCCAGTTGTCATAGCTCGGAAGAAAGATGGAACGAATCGATTTTGCATTGATTATAGACGACTGAACTGTGCTACGGTATTTGATGCAGAACCAATGCCCAGTCCAGAAAGCATATTTTCCAAAATGACCGGAAAGAAGTTTGTGTCAAAGATAGACTTAAGCAAAGGATACTGGCAAGTACCGATGGCTGACGAGAGTAAGCCGCTTACAGCCTTTTCCACACCATCCGGATTGTACCAATTCAGGACAATGCCGTTTGGTCTTGTAAACGCGCCGGCAACATTTAGTCGTATGATGAGAAAACTACTTCAAGGTATGAACGGCGTAGAAAACTTTATCGATGATGTCATTGTTTTTACAGATACCTTTGAAGAACATCTACACATACTGAAGACTGTGTTCGAACGACTCAGAGATGCGGGACTTGCGGCCAGACCGACAAAATGTTTCATCGGATTTGACAAGATTGACTGTTTGGGACATATGGTGGGCAACAAGTGTCTAGAACCAGAACAGGACAAGATTGATGCAGTCAGAAATGCGCCAATACCACAAACCAAGAAACAGGTTCGTGCCTTCCTAGGCTTAGCAGGATTCTACAGAAAGTTTATTCCGAATTTCTCTGCGATAGCCATTCCACTTTCTGATCTTACGAAGAAGGGCCAACCAAATAAAGTTATTTGGACTGAAAGTCAGCAACGAGCTTTTGATACATTGAAACACATGTTATCAGAAAGGCCAATATTGAAGTTGCCAGAATTTAATGAAACCTTCATTTTACGCACGGACGCTGCAGATGATGGGATAGGTGCCGTGCTGTTACAGATGGAGGATGACGAGAAACTACCCGTAGCGTACGCCAGTAGGAAACTTCAACCAAGAGAAAAGGCATACGCTGTTATCGAGACGGAGTGTTTGGCGGTAGTGTGGGGAATACAGAAGTTCCACCAGTACCTTTATGGGCGCGAGTTTCTACTTGAAACTGATCACCAACCCCTGACCTACCTTAACAAAGCAAAGACAGAGAACTCCAGACTGATGCGTTGGGCTTTGCAGCTTCAGCCATACCGCTTTAGGATCATTGCGATCAAAGGAAGCGACAATGTGGGTGCGGATTACCTGAGTCGTCAGTGA